A single region of the Blattabacterium sp. (Cryptocercus kyebangensis) genome encodes:
- a CDS encoding urease subunit gamma — MHLNSYEKEKILLHMAGELAKKRLKRGLKLNYPESVALITHYVMEGARDGKTVKKLMYEAGNILHDGQVMDGVYELINNVQIEATFPDGTKLVTIHNPIKKRLKKKSNFIPGQYELLQEDIVLFPGRSRIKRIVANTGDRPIQVGSHFHFYETNLSLHFDRNGTKGYRLDIPSGRSIRFEPGEKKEISLVEIGGSKKIYGFSGKENTKI, encoded by the coding sequence ATGCACTTAAATTCTTATGAAAAGGAAAAAATTCTTCTACACATGGCTGGAGAATTAGCAAAAAAACGTTTGAAAAGAGGATTAAAATTGAATTATCCTGAATCTGTAGCTTTAATCACTCATTATGTTATGGAAGGCGCACGTGATGGAAAAACCGTTAAAAAACTTATGTATGAAGCAGGAAATATTCTTCACGATGGTCAAGTTATGGATGGAGTATATGAATTGATTAATAATGTTCAAATAGAAGCCACTTTTCCTGATGGAACAAAATTAGTAACTATACACAATCCTATTAAAAAAAGACTTAAAAAAAAATCGAATTTCATTCCAGGACAATATGAACTTCTTCAAGAGGATATTGTTTTATTCCCTGGTAGATCTCGTATAAAAAGAATAGTTGCTAATACGGGGGATCGTCCTATACAAGTAGGATCTCATTTTCATTTTTATGAAACCAATCTTTCTCTTCATTTTGATAGAAATGGAACTAAAGGATATAGACTTGATATTCCTTCTGGAAGGTCTATACGTTTTGAACCAGGAGAAAAAAAAGAAATTTCTTTGGTAGAAATAGGAGGAAGTAAAAAAATTTATGGTTTTTCTGGAAAAGAAAATACAAAAATATGA
- the ureC gene encoding urease subunit alpha, whose amino-acid sequence MKKIDRESYASMYGPTKGDKIRLGDTSLWIEIEKDYTIYGDECIFGGGKVIRDGMGQHPLATKNEGVLDLVLTNAVIIDHWGIVKADIGIKNGSIVGIGKAGNPYFMDGVNPNMHIGVGTEVISSEKMIVTAGSVDSHVHFICPQLFEVALENGTTTIVGGGSGPTTGTIATNCTSGVWNIQQMLKSTDHIPINFVFLASGSSSHPEALIEQIKAGAGGLKIHEDWGSTPYVIDKCLEVSEKLDVQVNIHTDSLNESGYVEDTLKIFKNRTIHTYHTEGAGGGHAPDLLKVISYSNVLPSSTSPTMPYTCNTVDEHLDMLMICHHLDSNIPEDIAFAKSRIRSETISAEGVLHDIGAISMTNSDSQAMGRIGEIIKRTWQTADKMKKQRGSLNNDSHKNDNFRVKRYISKYTINPSITHGISEYVGSIHLGKMADLVLWKPSFFGVKPELVIKSGMIVYASMGDPNATIPTPQPFMYRKMFGFFEPKLSSLFISIHAINDGFIEKNEIKKRLKIVKGCRGLSKKDMILNGEIPDIKIDPKTYSVYIDGEKIRSNPSDTLPLSQRYFLF is encoded by the coding sequence ATGAAAAAAATAGATAGAGAATCTTATGCAAGTATGTATGGACCTACAAAAGGAGATAAAATTCGTTTAGGAGATACATCTTTATGGATTGAAATTGAAAAAGATTATACCATTTATGGAGACGAATGTATTTTTGGAGGAGGAAAAGTAATCCGAGATGGAATGGGACAACATCCATTGGCAACGAAAAATGAAGGAGTTTTAGATTTAGTATTAACTAATGCCGTTATTATTGATCATTGGGGGATCGTAAAAGCAGATATTGGAATAAAAAATGGATCTATTGTTGGTATTGGAAAAGCTGGAAATCCATATTTTATGGATGGTGTAAATCCCAATATGCATATTGGAGTAGGGACTGAAGTGATCTCTTCAGAGAAGATGATTGTTACAGCGGGGAGTGTCGATAGTCATGTTCATTTTATATGTCCTCAATTATTTGAAGTAGCATTAGAAAATGGGACCACAACTATTGTTGGTGGAGGATCAGGACCTACTACAGGTACTATAGCAACTAATTGTACTTCTGGAGTATGGAATATTCAACAAATGTTAAAAAGTACAGATCACATTCCTATAAACTTTGTTTTTCTTGCGAGTGGTAGTAGTTCTCATCCTGAAGCATTAATTGAACAAATAAAGGCCGGTGCAGGTGGATTAAAAATTCATGAAGATTGGGGTAGTACTCCATATGTTATAGATAAGTGTTTAGAAGTATCGGAAAAATTAGATGTACAAGTAAATATTCATACAGATTCCTTAAACGAATCAGGTTATGTGGAGGATACCTTAAAAATATTTAAAAATAGAACAATTCATACTTATCATACGGAAGGAGCCGGAGGGGGGCATGCTCCTGATTTATTGAAGGTCATATCTTATTCTAATGTTTTACCATCATCAACAAGTCCAACTATGCCTTATACTTGTAACACTGTCGATGAACATTTAGATATGTTAATGATATGTCATCATTTAGATTCTAATATTCCAGAAGACATTGCTTTTGCAAAATCACGTATTAGATCTGAAACGATTAGTGCAGAGGGCGTGTTACATGACATAGGAGCTATTAGTATGACCAATTCCGATTCTCAAGCTATGGGAAGAATTGGAGAGATAATAAAACGTACTTGGCAGACTGCTGATAAAATGAAAAAACAGAGAGGATCTCTAAATAATGATTCTCATAAGAATGATAATTTTAGAGTAAAAAGATATATCTCCAAGTATACTATAAATCCTTCTATTACTCATGGAATTTCAGAGTATGTTGGTTCAATTCATCTTGGTAAAATGGCAGATTTGGTTTTATGGAAACCATCTTTTTTTGGAGTAAAACCGGAATTGGTAATAAAAAGTGGAATGATCGTATACGCAAGTATGGGTGATCCTAATGCGACGATACCTACACCACAACCATTTATGTATCGTAAAATGTTTGGTTTTTTTGAACCAAAATTGAGTAGTCTTTTTATTTCTATACATGCGATCAACGATGGGTTCATCGAAAAAAATGAAATAAAAAAGCGACTTAAGATAGTAAAAGGATGTAGGGGTTTATCTAAAAAAGATATGATATTAAATGGAGAGATTCCAGATATAAAGATAGATCCAAAAACCTATAGCGTTTATATAGATGGAGAAAAAATAAGATCCAATCCATCGGATACTTTACCTCTTTCTCAAAGATATTTTTTATTCTAA
- a CDS encoding deoxycytidylate deaminase produces the protein MNCEIYKKKDIIYMNKAIKWSKLSYCKNKKVGAIIVKNNRIISDGYNGTPSGFDNICEDQYGNTKWYVLHAEANAILKMAFSSKSCKDSYLYITHSPCKECSKLIHQSKIKRVVYLHKCSEKNDGLNFLKKSKIIIDKLIY, from the coding sequence ATGAATTGTGAAATTTATAAAAAAAAGGATATCATTTATATGAATAAAGCCATAAAATGGTCTAAATTATCTTATTGCAAAAATAAAAAGGTAGGAGCTATTATAGTTAAAAATAATCGGATTATATCCGATGGATATAACGGAACTCCAAGTGGGTTTGATAATATATGTGAAGATCAATATGGAAATACTAAATGGTATGTTCTACATGCAGAAGCAAATGCCATATTAAAAATGGCTTTTTCTTCGAAATCTTGTAAAGATTCGTATTTATATATTACACATTCTCCATGCAAAGAATGTAGTAAATTGATTCATCAATCTAAAATTAAAAGAGTTGTATATTTACATAAATGTTCCGAAAAAAATGATGGATTAAATTTTTTGAAAAAATCCAAAATTATAATAGATAAACTTATTTATTAA
- a CDS encoding RNA methyltransferase produces the protein MEKIYGSRNIKIKNLIKIYKKKKDNKMFIVEGVKEFEMAIIGNYRPIGIFVCKNIFHQYNMIKSFNNIVFFINIKAFQKLACRKNSGGIIALFKEKKFSSLETIKVPKNPFILILDGIEKPGNLGSILRTADAAGVHFIILCNTKTYIFNPNVIRCSLGCVFTKKIFIEKIKSIIYWLQEKNIEIAVTGFHNKKSETLYKTKFSSHLAIVLGSESKGVSNIWLNISDKIITIPMFGSIDSMNVSNATSIIIYEIIRQRNTCKFSK, from the coding sequence ATGGAAAAAATATATGGATCACGTAATATAAAAATTAAAAATTTAATAAAAATTTATAAAAAAAAAAAGGACAATAAAATGTTTATTGTTGAAGGAGTAAAAGAATTTGAAATGGCTATAATAGGAAATTATAGACCAATAGGAATATTTGTATGTAAAAATATATTTCATCAATATAATATGATTAAATCGTTTAATAACATTGTTTTTTTTATTAATATAAAAGCTTTTCAAAAATTAGCATGTAGAAAAAATTCAGGTGGAATCATTGCCTTGTTTAAGGAAAAAAAATTTTCTAGTCTAGAAACTATAAAAGTTCCTAAAAATCCTTTTATTCTTATATTGGATGGAATAGAGAAACCTGGTAACTTGGGATCTATATTAAGGACAGCTGATGCAGCAGGAGTACATTTTATTATATTATGTAATACGAAAACATATATTTTTAATCCTAATGTAATTAGATGTAGTCTAGGATGCGTTTTTACAAAAAAAATTTTTATAGAAAAAATAAAATCAATTATTTATTGGTTACAAGAAAAAAACATAGAAATTGCAGTAACAGGATTCCATAATAAAAAATCTGAAACATTATATAAAACTAAATTTTCTTCACATTTAGCTATTGTTTTAGGGTCCGAAAGTAAAGGAGTATCCAATATATGGTTAAATATATCCGATAAAATAATAACGATTCCCATGTTTGGATCTATAGATTCTATGAATGTAAGTAATGCGACATCTATAATTATATATGAAATAATTAGACAAAGAAATACATGTAAGTTTTCTAAATAA
- a CDS encoding lysophospholipid acyltransferase family protein yields MKVIQASLILLWRVWFFLINIFLIPLLAGASIPFLFKDKYYYIAYWFHQIWARSNLFLMGFWYVLEKDKEILDKKKQYMIISNHSSIMDIMLIYSLMRNHPLVFVGKEELAKLPFFGFVYKRSNILINRKNLSSCMQVFKQIQKKIDSGKSVCLFPEGGVPHPSILLDHFKSGAFYIAIIKKIEIIPFTIADIKTKFPRSPIKGGPGKIRIKQHHSILTKNLSLKEKNFLKEKCFNLIQFQLEKFEREKNKPINS; encoded by the coding sequence ATGAAAGTTATTCAAGCATCATTAATATTATTATGGCGTGTATGGTTTTTTCTAATAAATATATTTCTAATACCATTATTGGCAGGAGCTTCTATCCCATTTCTTTTTAAGGATAAATATTATTATATCGCATATTGGTTTCACCAAATTTGGGCTAGAAGTAATCTTTTTCTCATGGGTTTTTGGTATGTATTAGAAAAAGATAAAGAAATTTTAGATAAAAAAAAACAATACATGATTATCAGCAATCACAGTTCTATCATGGACATTATGTTGATTTATTCTTTGATGAGAAATCATCCTTTAGTTTTTGTAGGAAAAGAGGAATTAGCTAAACTTCCTTTTTTTGGATTCGTTTATAAACGAAGTAATATATTAATAAATAGAAAAAATTTATCTAGTTGTATGCAAGTATTTAAACAAATACAAAAAAAAATAGATTCTGGAAAAAGTGTCTGTCTTTTTCCAGAAGGTGGAGTTCCTCATCCCTCTATTTTATTAGATCATTTTAAGAGTGGGGCTTTTTATATAGCCATAATAAAAAAAATAGAGATTATTCCATTTACTATAGCTGATATAAAAACAAAATTTCCTAGATCTCCTATAAAAGGAGGACCTGGAAAAATACGAATAAAACAACACCATTCTATTTTAACAAAAAACTTATCCTTAAAAGAAAAAAACTTTCTAAAAGAAAAATGTTTTAATTTAATCCAATTTCAATTAGAAAAATTTGAACGTGAAAAAAATAAACCGATAAATTCGTGA
- the fbp gene encoding class 1 fructose-bisphosphatase, translating to MYTLGEFIIENRDRFSYSTEGLLRLFSSIKLAAKAINKEVNKAGLTEEIIGSSGITNIQGENQQKLDNFAHKVFIESFKSRNIVCGIASEESKDFIVLKGEKENSFQKKYIVLIDPLDGSSNIDVNVSIGTIFSVYRRKSSMNLTMEDFLQRGNQQILAGYIIYGSSTILVYTTGNGVHGFTLDPSVGTFYLSHPNLRFPKIERIYSINEGNYARFPNEIKKFIRYCQEKEGNRPYTARYIGSLVGDFHRNMIQGGIYIYPKTAYSPKGKLRLLYECNPMAFLTEQAGGKASDGEKRILDIEPSNLHQRTPFICGPVGMVSKLEEFINP from the coding sequence ATGTATACATTGGGAGAATTTATTATAGAAAATAGAGATCGTTTTTCGTATTCTACAGAAGGACTATTGCGTTTATTTAGTTCTATAAAGCTAGCGGCTAAGGCTATTAATAAGGAAGTTAATAAAGCAGGGTTAACAGAAGAAATTATAGGAAGTTCTGGAATTACTAATATACAAGGAGAAAATCAACAAAAATTGGATAATTTTGCACATAAAGTTTTCATAGAATCCTTTAAAAGTAGAAATATAGTTTGTGGAATAGCTTCAGAAGAGAGCAAAGATTTTATAGTTTTAAAGGGAGAAAAAGAAAATTCTTTTCAAAAAAAATATATTGTTTTAATAGATCCACTAGATGGTTCATCTAATATAGATGTAAATGTATCCATTGGGACTATATTTTCAGTATATAGGAGAAAATCTTCTATGAATTTAACAATGGAAGATTTTTTACAGAGAGGTAATCAACAAATTTTAGCAGGGTATATTATTTATGGATCATCTACAATATTAGTATATACTACAGGTAATGGAGTCCATGGTTTTACTTTGGATCCTTCTGTTGGTACCTTTTATTTATCTCATCCGAATCTTCGTTTTCCTAAAATAGAAAGAATTTACTCTATTAATGAAGGAAATTATGCTAGATTTCCTAATGAAATAAAAAAATTTATAAGATATTGTCAAGAAAAAGAAGGGAATCGTCCTTATACAGCACGTTATATTGGTTCTTTAGTAGGAGATTTTCATAGAAATATGATACAAGGTGGTATTTATATTTATCCTAAAACAGCATATTCCCCAAAAGGAAAATTGAGATTACTTTATGAATGTAATCCTATGGCATTTTTAACGGAACAAGCTGGTGGAAAAGCTTCTGATGGGGAAAAAAGGATTCTAGATATAGAACCTTCAAATTTACATCAAAGAACGCCATTTATTTGTGGACCTGTAGGTATGGTTTCTAAATTAGAAGAATTTATAAATCCATAA
- a CDS encoding MarC family protein — translation MEWINSLISCFMILFSIIDILGNAPIIMGFKSKGNLIDTKKVIISSFVIFLSFLFLGQPMLKIIGVDIYSFSVAGSIVLFLIGLEMILGVDIHKVTKNAQTSIVPIAFPLIAGPGSLTTLISLRTTYNVNIILLSLILNMIVVYFVIDRCDFIAKTIGNNGLDILKKIFGIILLAFAVKIFGANAGQLFQQGL, via the coding sequence ATGGAATGGATAAATTCATTAATAAGTTGTTTTATGATACTTTTTAGTATTATAGATATACTAGGAAATGCCCCTATAATTATGGGGTTTAAATCTAAAGGGAACCTCATAGATACTAAAAAAGTAATAATATCTTCTTTTGTGATATTTTTATCTTTTTTATTTTTAGGACAGCCTATGTTAAAAATTATTGGTGTAGATATCTATTCTTTTTCTGTAGCAGGATCTATAGTTTTATTTTTAATTGGGCTAGAGATGATATTAGGTGTAGATATTCATAAAGTAACCAAAAATGCTCAAACTTCTATCGTTCCAATAGCCTTTCCACTTATAGCTGGACCAGGATCTTTAACCACTTTAATTTCATTAAGGACAACTTATAATGTGAACATTATTCTTTTATCTTTAATTCTTAATATGATAGTGGTTTATTTTGTTATAGATAGATGTGATTTTATTGCTAAAACAATAGGAAATAATGGATTAGATATCCTAAAAAAAATATTTGGAATAATTTTACTAGCTTTTGCAGTAAAAATATTTGGAGCGAATGCAGGTCAATTATTTCAACAAGGATTATGA
- the pyrF gene encoding orotidine-5'-phosphate decarboxylase: MKEKEQFFLKIYNLGIIKFGHFTLKSGMNSPIYIDFRPIASRPDLLIKLSDLLLNEVPSHTFELICGVPYAALPIATTLSLRSNIPLIIKRKENKGYGTKRMIEGIYKKGQNCLLIEDVITSGDSLLKTVIDIEKEGLIIKNILSILDREQGGIENIKNRGFNIRSLFRIGEVLKILEKKNLLKKKEIHIIQFFFKKKNIKNIQEKRISYEEKKEKIYHPIGKKLIDIALKKKTNLIVSADLIHSEKILELVNLIGDQICGLKLHVDIISDFSFSFITFLKKISVKKKFLLFEDRKLCDVGPTNYLQLHHGIHKISSWADVITVHVLAGSESIKNLNIPSNIGLITISEMSSSGRLSDDNYIRKALNISLKNSKVIGTVAQRKVDNRLLLFTPGIHFSDSRKNYEGNLYIHPNQAFIKNNSDFIIVGKAIYQSDNPKIVAEKYREAGWKAYENSF, from the coding sequence ATGAAGGAAAAAGAACAGTTTTTTTTAAAAATTTATAATTTAGGGATTATTAAATTTGGTCATTTTACCTTAAAAAGTGGAATGAATTCTCCCATATATATAGATTTCAGGCCAATTGCTTCTAGACCAGATTTATTAATAAAACTATCGGATCTTCTTTTAAATGAAGTTCCATCTCATACATTTGAATTAATTTGTGGAGTTCCCTATGCGGCTTTACCTATAGCTACTACTTTATCCTTAAGATCTAATATTCCTTTAATTATTAAAAGAAAAGAAAATAAAGGTTATGGAACAAAAAGAATGATAGAAGGAATTTACAAAAAAGGACAAAATTGCCTTCTCATAGAAGATGTAATCACTAGTGGAGATAGTTTGTTAAAAACTGTAATAGATATTGAGAAAGAAGGATTGATTATAAAAAATATTTTATCTATTCTTGATCGTGAACAAGGAGGAATAGAAAATATAAAAAATAGAGGATTTAATATACGATCTTTATTTCGTATAGGAGAAGTTTTAAAAATATTAGAAAAGAAAAATCTTTTGAAAAAAAAAGAAATACATATAATTCAGTTTTTTTTCAAAAAAAAAAATATAAAAAACATTCAGGAAAAACGTATTTCTTATGAAGAAAAAAAAGAAAAAATTTATCATCCAATAGGGAAAAAACTTATTGATATAGCATTGAAAAAAAAAACTAATTTGATCGTTTCAGCAGATTTAATACATTCTGAAAAAATTTTAGAGTTGGTAAATTTAATTGGGGATCAAATTTGTGGATTAAAACTTCATGTAGATATTATTAGTGATTTTTCATTTTCATTCATAACCTTTCTTAAAAAAATTTCTGTAAAAAAGAAATTTTTGTTATTTGAAGATCGAAAATTATGCGACGTAGGACCTACTAATTATCTTCAATTACATCATGGAATCCATAAAATTTCTTCTTGGGCAGATGTGATCACAGTACATGTACTTGCAGGAAGTGAAAGTATAAAAAATTTGAATATTCCTTCTAATATTGGGTTAATTACTATATCTGAAATGTCTTCTTCTGGAAGATTATCTGATGATAACTATATAAGAAAAGCATTAAATATTTCTTTGAAAAATTCAAAAGTAATTGGAACAGTAGCACAAAGAAAAGTTGACAATAGATTATTATTATTTACTCCTGGTATACATTTTTCTGATTCAAGAAAAAACTATGAAGGGAATCTTTACATTCATCCTAATCAAGCTTTTATAAAAAACAATAGCGATTTCATTATTGTTGGAAAAGCTATTTATCAATCCGATAATCCAAAAATAGTTGCAGAAAAATATAGAGAAGCAGGATGGAAAGCATATGAAAATAGCTTTTAA
- a CDS encoding dihydroorotate oxidase — MIMKKIDISTNINGIKFSSCIMNASGILCCTEKELYNLMISSSGAVVTKSCTMTPRKGNLKPRYFEWKGGSINSMGLPNLGIDFYLDFLEKKNSKKPFLLSISGLSIEENYIILRKANLSSNINAIELNLSCPNILERDKILGYDFSKISDFLENIFQFYKKPLGVKLPPYFEDFHFKKMAFILNKYPIFFVTCINSLPNGIYIDINQESVVIHPKKGFGGIGGLSIKPFALANVRKFYTYLRKDIPIIGCGGICTGKDVFEYILCGASAVQIGTQFLKEGIPVFDRLIKELISILKKKNYSSINSFKGKLNDF; from the coding sequence ATGATTATGAAAAAAATAGATATTTCCACTAATATAAATGGAATAAAATTTTCATCATGTATCATGAATGCCTCAGGGATTCTATGTTGTACAGAAAAAGAACTTTACAATCTTATGATTAGTTCTTCAGGAGCTGTTGTGACAAAAAGTTGTACTATGACACCAAGAAAGGGAAATTTAAAACCAAGATATTTTGAATGGAAGGGAGGAAGTATTAATTCTATGGGATTGCCAAATCTTGGAATAGATTTTTATTTAGATTTTTTAGAAAAAAAAAATTCTAAAAAACCTTTTTTATTATCTATATCAGGTCTTTCTATCGAAGAAAACTATATTATTCTTCGTAAAGCGAATCTTTCTTCAAATATTAATGCTATAGAATTAAATTTATCTTGTCCAAATATATTGGAAAGAGATAAAATATTGGGTTACGATTTTTCTAAGATTTCGGATTTTTTAGAAAATATATTTCAATTCTATAAAAAACCTTTAGGAGTTAAGTTACCTCCTTATTTTGAAGATTTTCATTTTAAAAAAATGGCTTTTATATTAAATAAATACCCTATTTTTTTTGTTACTTGTATCAATAGTTTACCAAATGGGATTTATATTGATATAAATCAAGAATCTGTAGTAATTCATCCAAAAAAAGGATTTGGTGGAATAGGAGGTTTATCTATAAAACCATTTGCACTTGCTAATGTTCGTAAATTTTATACTTATCTTCGTAAAGATATCCCTATAATAGGATGTGGAGGTATTTGTACTGGAAAAGACGTATTTGAATATATATTGTGTGGAGCATCTGCAGTCCAGATTGGAACTCAATTTTTAAAAGAAGGGATTCCTGTATTTGATAGATTAATCAAGGAATTAATTTCTATTCTAAAAAAGAAAAATTATTCATCTATAAATAGTTTTAAAGGAAAATTAAATGATTTTTAG
- the proS gene encoding proline--tRNA ligase — MHQLTKRNKDYSKWYNDIIIKSELAEFSGVRGFMIIKPYGFSIWEIMKEKLDKMFKESGHKNVYFPLLIPKSFFSKERKHIENFSKGCAIVTHYKLKKNKNQEKLTIDPKSKLQEELVIRPTSESIVWKTYRRWIHSYRDLPILFNQWGNAIRWEMHTRLFLRTSEFLWQEGHTAHSTKKEAIEETKKILNIYTQFSENFMAIPVLKGIKPYMDKFSGSVTTYCIEALMQDGKALQIGTSHFLGQNFSKVFDVKFTNQNGEKEYVWSTSWGVSTRLIGGLAMLHSDDHGLILPPRIAPIQTVIIPIYKNKKELVKINEIVEKIQKIFKNKGISIKYDNRELFTPGWKFHEYEMKGIPIRISIGKKEIKMEKVEVFRRDTYEKVHISWNNLIKLIPELLEKIQKNIYQKALNRTKKLTIISDNYEDFKKKIKDTGGFILAHWDGKISTAKKIQKETEATIRCIPIPNEKKIGKCIYSGSPSNQRVIFAKSY, encoded by the coding sequence ATGCATCAATTAACTAAACGTAATAAGGATTATTCCAAATGGTATAATGATATTATCATTAAATCTGAATTAGCAGAATTTTCTGGAGTCCGTGGATTTATGATTATTAAACCATATGGATTCTCTATATGGGAAATAATGAAAGAAAAATTAGACAAAATGTTTAAAGAATCTGGGCATAAAAATGTTTATTTTCCCTTACTAATTCCTAAATCTTTCTTTTCAAAAGAACGAAAACATATTGAGAATTTTTCGAAAGGATGTGCTATAGTAACCCATTATAAGTTGAAAAAAAATAAGAATCAAGAAAAATTAACGATTGATCCAAAATCTAAATTACAAGAAGAATTAGTAATTAGACCTACTTCTGAAAGTATCGTATGGAAAACTTACAGACGTTGGATTCATTCTTATAGAGATCTTCCTATTCTTTTTAATCAATGGGGAAATGCTATAAGATGGGAAATGCATACTCGTTTATTTTTAAGAACTTCTGAATTTTTATGGCAAGAAGGTCATACTGCTCATTCTACAAAAAAAGAAGCTATAGAAGAAACTAAAAAAATATTAAATATTTATACACAATTTTCAGAAAATTTTATGGCTATTCCTGTATTGAAGGGAATAAAACCTTATATGGATAAGTTTTCTGGATCTGTAACTACTTATTGTATTGAAGCACTTATGCAAGATGGAAAAGCTCTACAAATTGGGACTTCCCATTTTCTGGGACAAAATTTTTCAAAAGTTTTCGATGTAAAATTTACTAATCAAAATGGGGAAAAAGAATACGTATGGTCTACCTCTTGGGGAGTATCTACTAGATTAATAGGTGGATTAGCAATGTTACATTCAGATGATCACGGGTTGATCTTACCTCCAAGAATAGCACCCATACAAACTGTTATTATTCCTATATATAAAAACAAAAAAGAATTAGTTAAGATAAATGAAATAGTTGAAAAAATTCAAAAAATTTTTAAAAATAAAGGAATTAGTATAAAATATGATAATAGAGAACTTTTTACTCCAGGATGGAAATTTCATGAATATGAAATGAAGGGAATTCCCATAAGGATTAGTATTGGAAAAAAGGAAATAAAAATGGAAAAAGTAGAAGTGTTTAGAAGAGATACTTACGAAAAAGTACATATATCTTGGAATAATTTAATAAAATTGATTCCAGAACTTCTTGAAAAAATCCAAAAAAATATTTATCAAAAAGCTTTAAATAGAACAAAAAAATTAACTATTATATCAGATAATTATGAAGATTTTAAAAAAAAAATAAAGGATACAGGTGGTTTTATTCTGGCTCATTGGGATGGTAAAATTAGTACGGCCAAAAAAATTCAAAAAGAAACAGAAGCTACTATACGTTGTATTCCTATTCCAAATGAAAAAAAAATTGGAAAATGTATTTATTCTGGGTCCCCTTCTAATCAACGAGTTATTTTTGCTAAATCTTACTAA
- the rpmF gene encoding 50S ribosomal protein L32: MAHPKRRQSKSRKNKRRTHLKIKEPLLVKCSLTHQKHLYHNAYWYEKNLYYRGKKVLKEK; the protein is encoded by the coding sequence ATGGCACATCCTAAAAGAAGACAATCTAAATCCAGAAAAAATAAAAGAAGAACTCATCTAAAAATAAAGGAACCTTTATTAGTTAAATGTTCTTTGACTCATCAAAAGCATTTATATCATAACGCTTATTGGTATGAAAAAAACCTTTATTACAGAGGGAAAAAGGTATTGAAAGAAAAATAA
- the accB gene encoding acetyl-CoA carboxylase biotin carboxyl carrier protein — MDYKNIKSLIQFISKSDIYEIMIKIGETKIHIKNKIFRKKKKNPLNPIFSNNNRRISSHLSDFSDRFSKLEEKNRYITIKSPMIGTFYRRPHPDKDPFVNVGDKIKIGKKVCVIEAMKLFNDIESEVDGKIIKILVKDSSPVDYDQPLFLLDPDY; from the coding sequence ATGGATTACAAAAATATTAAATCGCTTATTCAATTTATTTCTAAGTCTGATATTTATGAAATAATGATCAAAATAGGAGAAACAAAAATTCATATTAAAAATAAAATATTTAGAAAAAAGAAAAAAAATCCATTGAATCCTATTTTTTCCAATAATAATAGAAGAATATCTTCTCATCTTTCTGATTTTTCCGATAGGTTTTCTAAATTAGAAGAAAAAAATCGTTATATAACCATTAAGTCTCCTATGATTGGAACTTTTTATCGTAGACCACATCCAGATAAAGATCCTTTTGTTAATGTTGGAGATAAAATAAAAATAGGGAAAAAAGTTTGTGTAATAGAAGCCATGAAATTATTTAATGATATAGAATCTGAAGTAGATGGAAAAATTATTAAAATTCTTGTAAAGGACTCTTCTCCAGTTGATTATGATCAGCCTTTATTTCTTTTAGATCCTGATTATTAG